A single region of the Triticum dicoccoides isolate Atlit2015 ecotype Zavitan chromosome 2B, WEW_v2.0, whole genome shotgun sequence genome encodes:
- the LOC119362690 gene encoding protein HUA2-LIKE 3-like encodes MAPTRKKRTSSAAAAAAAAAQWKVGDLVLAKLKGYPAWPAMISEPQKWGLPSTKKKLLVYFYGTKEIAFCNYADLEAFTEEKKKSLLVKRHGKGADFVKAVKEIVEIFDSMKNEDNNKSGLAPANNSSSLDTGGPEEGSDLANDNKLEGNPASSMDHSMASTPGSNIAALESEHCVVNSAPDEPASSFSKKRRSNTLQLGSCTHRDLTSPRRPRSSLGADHRTRDSCGPNGLNLPPVDMTTDDRQEGSSRRKCIGDDKPKSDLLSATKDVMLFNCGQGTSSQSGASLNGNYENNSSSAANIESNLNVEVCQTVMGKEDNLDGTQDLSTSTTVTCKRKRSPDTNDVNNSISSVVANMDEELQPNSSGNLPDSPNSGNEVNKSDGDDHLPLVKRARVRMGRPQLEDSMVDELDISDNKVELAIPVDECYKHDLSSLVGKDHPADDVPYRIDPSPKVDTSLASGNDQSAEEVLPGIDPSPKVDPLLASGNDHLAEEVLPGIDPSPKVDPLLASGNDHLAEEVLPGIDPSPKVDLSASGEVQTACKDKEYQSKVLTLDGEAALPPSKRLHRALEAMSANAAETTSNPPEVNKAKECILKPCTTSIGSSPFNNSADALVRSPRSATTKGPEICSTVLSLDTPTGLKCMSQPFILNKDSPSSVSLELTNGGNHDLPKDKVHTRDDDDICGNSPACSLELKEPVFVSKFDQLPVGKVSTNELPDPIGNSGRDFSKNIDGCAYPLSHAKTVVSGANHDSNSEPQNKTVLAEPTVSVGDRTSASLLVTKVTCSQNVAGARTFEVHGSSATALREFDHKINLKDIGLSPDPMPMKGLIAAAHAQKFSQPTSFIDSFLDSNVISEPSVNIPSVKEGSGGRCSPSNTIIRSASDRIHTPQTSGKILSDNIQQKSLNKPAGHDEARSARRAFENFLGTLTRTKECIARATRLALDCAKHGIAGEVMDVIIERLEKESNLYKRVDLFFLVDSIIQCCRNQKGGVGDAYPSLIQAVLPRILYASAPPGNSAWENRRQCLKVLKLWLERKTLSEYIIRHHIKELEALNEASFGTSRRHSGTERALNDPLRDNEGMLVDEYGSNTGFHLPNLICVKLLDEEGSSSEDRSFEAVTPEHESTGAEQGEGSQLDGAKHRLVFEEVNGDLEMEDVAPSSEAEASSACQPDITVARCTPTSQNVDSVPPLPEDKPPTPPPLPSSPPPLPRPQCPVIQGSQVQGALHVAPDRVEPDTLRNVQDQHPHSIANNRGNMDPCAVPFQPPPPYTSGCAGHPNQMHPPPPLPPPPPPPPVAPFHPPGPHGNFSGPPVPPHGNNYHRPPAPPPPNNAYHLQPPPPHPPPPHPPGPNQFPYMPPEHQQRAQPWNCNPPYPEGYQYNGHDRGHPPYDRRHHFDDRWHHFDDRGRRFDDGGHHFNAGGHHFDDGAYHYDDRGHHFNDRGQMHHESMDRGRFPPHFGPDPPYPDHFEASSSHRGRPSDGPPGPCTDWSMPPRRSKYPPGSRHSMEPPMSHEGGWRRHGRHNNDRFHR; translated from the exons ATGGCGCCGACTCGGAAGAAGCGCACCTCCTCCGCggccgcggcggccgccgccgcggcccagtGGAAGGTCGGCGACCTCGTGCTCGCCAAGCTCAAGGGCTACCCGGCCTGGCCGGCCATG ATTAGCGAGCCGCAGAAATGGGGGCTTCCTTCAACTAAAAAGAAGTTGCTGGTCTACTTTTATGGAACTAAAGAGAT TGCTTTCTGCAATTATGCTGATCTTGAGGCGTTCACTGAAGAGAAAAAGAAATCTCTACTTGTTAAACGACATGGGAAAGGAGCAGATTTTGTCAAAGCAGTTAAGGAAATAGTGGAAATTTTTGATTCTATGAAGAACGAGGACAATAATAAGAGTGGTTTGGCCCCTGCCAACAATAGCAGCAGTTTGGACACTGGAGGTCCTGAAGAAGGTTCTGATTTGGCCAATGACAACAAGCTCGAGGGTAATCCTGCCTCTTCCATGGATCACAGCATGGCCAGTACCCCTGGGTCTAATATTGCTGCATTGGAGAGTGAACACTGTGTTGTGAACTCTGCACCTGATGAGCCTGCTAGTTCATTTTCAAAGAAGAGGAGAAGTAATACTCTGCAACTAGGTTCTTGCACTCACCGTGATCTTACTTCCCCACGGAGGCCAAGAAGTTCATTAGGTGCTGATCATAGGACTCGGGATTCTTGTGGGCCGAATGGTCTCAATCTGCCTCCTGTTGATATGACCACTGATGATAGGCAGGAAGGTTCTTCTCGGCGTAAATGTATAGGTGATGACAAACCTAAATCGGATCTCCTTTCAGCTACGAAGGATGTTATGCTGTTCAATTGCGGTCAAGGCACCTCAAGTCAATCTGGAGCTTCTCTGAATGGTAATTATGAGAACAATTCGAGTTCTGCTGCAAATATAGAAAGTAATCTTAATGTTGAAGTATGTCAAACTGTCATGGGCAAAGAAGATAATCTTGATGGGACACAAGATCTTTCCACGAGCACAACAGTTACTTGTAAAAGAAAGCGAAGCCCGGACACCAATGATGTTAATAATTCTATTAGCAGCGTGGTAGCAAATATGGATGAAGAATTGCAGCCTAATTCAAGTGGAAACCTGCCAGATTCTCCAAATTCAGGGAATGAAGTCAATAAGTCAGATGGAGATGACCACTTGCCTTTAGTAAAAAGGGCACGGGTTCGAATGGGAAGACCCCAGCTCGAGGACTCCATGGTTGATGAGCTTGATATTTCTGATAACAAAGTAGAGTTGGCTATACCTGTAGATGAATGTTATAAACATGACTTGTCTTCATTAGTGGGAAAAGATCATCCAGCTGATGATGTCCCCTATCGCATAGATCCTTCACCCAAAGTAGACACATCGCTGGCATCGGGAAATGATCAATCAGCTGAGGAGGTGCTTCCTGGCATAGATCCTTCACCCAAAGTAGACCCATTGCTGGCATCGGGAAATGATCATTTAGCTGAGGAGGTGCTTCCTGGTATAGATCCTTCACCCAAAGTAGACCCATTGCTGGCATCGGGAAATGATCATTTAGCTGAGGAGGTGCTTCCTGGCATAGATCCTTCACCCAAAGTAGACCTGTCTGCATCAGGAGAAGTTCAGACTGCTTGCAAGGACAAAGAGTATCAATCAAAGGTTTTGACGTTAGATGGAGAAGCTGCTTTACCTCCATCTAAACGTCTCCATCGTGCCTTAGAGGCTATGTCTGCTAATGCTGCTGAAACTACAAGTAATCCGCCTGAAGTGAATAAGGCAAAGGAGTGTATCCTGAAGCCTTGCACAACGTCGATAGGAAGCTCTCCTTTTAATAACTCTGCAGATGCACTTGTCAGAAGTCCAAGATCTGCAACAACTAAAGGCCCGGAAATATGTTCAACTGTACTTTCTTTAGATACCCCAACTGGCCTAAAGTGTATGTCACAACCATTCATATTAAACAAGGACTCCCCGTCTTCTGTTTCATTGGAATTGACAAACGGTGGCAATCATGATCTTCCAAAAGACAAAGTTCACACCAGGGATGATGATGATATCTGTGGAAATTCTCCAGCCTGTTCCTTGGAGTTGAAAGAGCCTGTCTTTGTATCTAAGTTTGATCAGTTGCCTGTGGGGAAAGTAAGTACAAATGAGCTCCCAGATCCAATTGGTAACTCTGGTCGAGATTTTAGTAAAAATATTGATGGATGTGCTTATCCACTTAGCCATGCAAAGACTGTTGTGTCAGGTGCTAATCACGATTCCAATTCTGAGCCACAAAATAAGACAGTTTTGGCTGAACCAACAGTCAGTGTGGGTGACAGGACAAGTGCCTCTTTGTTGGTTACTAAAGTTACATGCAGCCAGAATGTTGCAGGCGCTCGAACATTTGAAGT GCATGGTTCTTCAGCAACGGCACTGAGAGAATTCGACCACAAAATTAACTTGAAGGATATTGGTTTATCTCCTGACCCGATGCCTATGAAAGGACTTATTGCTGCTGCACATGCTCAGAAATTCTctcaaccaacttctttcatagACAGTTTTTTAGATTCCAATGTTATTTCTGAACCTTCGGTGAATATACCTTCAGTTAAAGAAGGATCAGGTGGCCGGTGTTCACCTTCAAATACTATAATAAGGTCTGCATCAGATAGGATTCATACTCCACAGACTAGTGGTAAGATTCTTTCAGATAACATACAACAAAAGAGCTTGAACAAACCAGCAGGTCATGATGAAGCCAGGTCAGCACGGAGGGCCTTTGAAAATTTCCTAGGTACATTAACAAGAACAAAAGAATGTATAGCCCGTGCAACACGTCTCGCTCTGGATTGTGCTAAGCATGGCATTGCTGGGGAG GTAATGGATGTCATCATCGAACGCCTGGAAAAAGAATCAAATTTATACAAAAGGGTGGACCTGTTCTTCCTTGTTGATTCAATAATCCAGTGCTGTCGCAATCAGAAAG GTGGAGTTGGAGATGCCTATCCTTCTCTTATCCAAGCAGTCCTGCCACGAATACTATATGCTTCTGCACCTCCTGGAAATTCTGCATGGGAGAATCGAAGACAATGTCTTAAG GTTTTGAAACTCTGGCTTGAGAGGAAAACCCTTTCAGAATACATCATTCGTCATCATATTAAGGAGCTTGAGGCTCTTAATGAAGCATCATTTGGGACCTCTCGTCGTCATTCAGGGACAGAGAGAGCTCTGAATGACCCTTTACGGGATAATGAAGGAATGCTTGTTGATGAATATGGAAG CAATACTGGTTTCCATCTTCCAAATTTGATCTGCGTGAAACTGCTTGATGAGGAAGGAAGCTCCTCCGAGGATAGGAGCTTTGAAGCTGTCACTCCTGAACATGAATCTACTGGTGCTGAGCAAGGGGAGGGTTCTCAATTGGATGGGGCAAAGCATCGACTTGTCTTTGAAGAAGTGAATGGTGATCTTGAGATGGAAGATGTAGCCCCATCATCTGAAGCGGAAGCTAGCTCTGCATGCCAACCAGATATAACAGTTGCGAGGTGTACACCGACTAGTCAAAATGTTGATTCTGTTCCTCCGCTACCTGAAGACAAACCTCCAACTCCTCCCCCGTTGCCATCATCTCCACCACCTCTACCACGCCCTCAGTGTCCTGTCATTCAAGGTTCACAGGTTCAAGGAGCATTGCATGTGGCACCTGATCGAGTCGAGCCAGATACTTTAAGA AATGTTCAAGATCAGCACCCTCATTCTATTGCAAATAATCGAGGCAACATGGATCCTTGTGCGGTTCCATTCCAGCCTCCACCGCCCTATACTTCTGGGTGTGCAGGGCATCCAAACCAGATGcatccgccgccaccgctgcctccaccgccgcctccaccacctgtCGCACCTTTCCATCCTCCTGGACCCCATGGAAATTTTTCTGGGCCCCCAGTACCGCCCCACGGAAATAACTATCACcgtccaccagcaccaccacctccGAATAATGCATACCATTTGCAGCCACCACCACCGCATCCACCACCACCGCACCCACCAGGTCCGAATCAGTTCCCATATATGCCACCTGAACACCAACAAAGAGCACAACCTTGGAATTGTAATCCTCCCTATCCTGAGGGATATCAGTACAATGGACATGACAGAGGGCACCCTCCATACGATAGGAGACATCACTTTGATGATAGATGGCATCACTTCGACGATAGAGGGCGACGCTTTGATGATGGAGGGCATCATTTCAATGCCGGAGGGCATCATTTTGACGATGGAGCATATCACTATGATGATAGAGGGCATCACTTCAATGACAGAGGACAAATGCACCATGAATCTATGGATAGAGGGAGGTTTCCTCCACATTTTGGACCAG ATCCCCCGTACCCTGACCATTTTGAAGCTTCATCCTCCCACCGTGGGCGACCATCGGACGGTCCACCTGGTCCATGCACCGACTGGTCGATGCCGCCTAGGAGATCCAAGTATCCTCCTGGCTCCAGACATTCAATGGAGCCTCCAATGTCCCATGAAGGAG GTTGGAGGAGGCACGGAAGACACAATAATGATAGATTCCATAGATGA
- the LOC119362691 gene encoding rhomboid-like protein 19 produces the protein MMSSVSPPAPSLPSGGGSFFRGYTKLCKGLAVILLLVHLLVQLFPSAVNYLALIPARTIPFAWNLITAGYVEQTIPGVIISIIGLLLFGKLLEPLWGTKELSKFVFIVNFSTSMCVFVTAIAVYYVTQQESYLYTPLSGFYGVLSGLLVGIKQLMPEMELNLFVLKIKGKWIPSLIALISVVVSFFMKDLVSYLPVILFGIYMSWIYLRYFQKRLETGLKGDPSEEFSFSSFFPAILRPVLDPIASIFHRLLCGRSDRADRGQTLETSSLPGSDSTEANRRRERGQRALEQRLAEKLAAVKSTESTSLDASDKV, from the exons ATGATGAGCAGCGTCTCCCCTCCGGCGCCGTCGCTCCCCTCCGGG GGTGGAAGCTTCTTCAGAGGGTACACGAAGCTCTGCAAGGGCCTCGCCGTCATATTGCTTCTCGTGCACCTCTTGGTCCAGCTGTTCCCTTCAGCCGTCAACTATCTCGCGCTTATCCCCGCAAG GACAATCCCTTTCGCCTGGAACTTGATAACTGCTGGCTATGTCGAGCAAACTATTCCAGGG GTGATTATCAGCATAATTGGTCTTCTTTTATTTGGGAAATTATTAGAGCCTCTATGGGGCACAAAGGAGTTATCAAAGTTCGTTTTTATTGTCAACTTCTCAACTTCAATGTGTGTCTTCGTAACTGCTATTGCTGTGTACTATGTAACACAACAAGAGAGCTACCT CTACACTCCTCTTTCTGGTTTTTATGGGGTTCTGTCAGGATTGCTGGTGGGCATCAAGCAACTTATGCCAGAGATGGAGCTTAATCTTTTCGTGCTGAAGATTAAGGGAAAG TGGATCCCATCTCTTATTGCACTGATTTCCGTTGTTGTAAGCTTCTTCATGAAGGACTTGGTATCTTACCTCCCAGTTATACTGTTTGGCATTTATATGAGTTGGATTTACCTGCGTTACTTCCAAAAGAGGCTAGAGACAGGCCTGAAAGGGGATCCAAGCGAGGAGTTCTCTTTCTCAAGTTTCTTCCCTGCAATTCTGAG ACCAGTTCTGGATCCAATAGCCTCAATATTCCATAGGCTTCTTTGTGGAAGATCTGATAGGGCAGACCGGGGTCAGACATTGGAAACCTCATCATTGCCGGGTTCAGATTCTACTGAGGCAAACAGGAGGAG GGAAAGGGGTCAAAGGGCACTGGAGCAAAGATTGGCTGAGAAGCTGGCTGCGGTCAAGAGTACAGAGAGCACATCTCTCGACGCATCTGACAAAGTTTGA